A region of Pempheris klunzingeri isolate RE-2024b chromosome 15, fPemKlu1.hap1, whole genome shotgun sequence DNA encodes the following proteins:
- the LOC139214124 gene encoding collagen alpha-4(IV) chain-like: MGMPGSPGLPGLTIPAEPGLPGAQGPPGPKGYKGEPGWYNGVESSPFPGPKGGKGPPGRKGARGLPGSPGNVNYYCEPGYPGDIGDPGPKGSSGNKGLKGIKGCEGECACRPDGGSQGPPGPPGYPGPPGLPGTQGLKGDPGLQGDEGLSGSHGFQGIPGLKGQKGQKGNTLVVGVKGNRGVPGHFGPPGATGKPGWDAPPGPAGDPGPPGSGYVGLPGPKGELGAAGPKGLPGLVGHPGPGLPGPRGLPGPKGNPGYHGPPGIPGRPGPPGESEICCYEYDIGSPGPKGEPGSPGSLGGPGRAGLPGAPGQPGPKGMRGDDVETGVTGPQGLNGDPGDPGPTLISFDGPPGPPGLPGPAGRKGAPGDVFSAGPGAPGPPGPRGATGTKGLSGIPGNPGSQGRQGQPGQPGWKGEPGVTGDPGATGLAGLPCTVCDLSGIPGPPGPPGIPGPRGPSGYLGQKGFKGDLGPPGHQKGPQGFPGLPGVPGSAGPRGPTGYSGDPGTDGWPGQKGERGFPGRAGTNGLPGPPGPPGPKGKQGERGFNGYPGDTGKPGLPGIKGLRGPPGLPGPLRIVNVTKGPTGLSGERGQPGQQGLAGSKGPRGVPGDPGPDGRLGLPGFKGNTGAPGRGGIPGPPGYPGVKGFPGPRGYLGHGGDLGDPGPVGPAGIPGLPGFPGAKGEPGQSHGQPGPPGPKGLPGEDGPSAHRGCPGDAGYPGSQGRTGEPGQPGIPGERGRQGGPGFPGHRGPSGRLGVPGPPGDNGGLGPPGPLGSYGPPGPPGPPGLDGLDGLRGPKGMKGASSIDIPGSPGPVGYPGVKGLKGHQGPPGAIFPGPKGPRGPPGDAGPPGYPGEPGYPGKECHMPGSYGDIGYEGPRGPPGPSGDPGPPGSSIFSEGDPGPVGQPGLPGGCKGVKGLPGPPGSQSRQGVTGPKGERGPHGPGGPLGPKGQRGVPGPPGSKGVIGPAGDMGAKGDPGDIIRGIYLGRPGLPGQHGHPGDVGLPGDVGPPGTPGRKGGKGPIGPVGLPGVMGPPGNNGPVGDPGDTGQQGFTGPQGIPGSPGDPGEPCHRGPRRSGFLLVIHSQSVQVPRCPEGNSQLWVGYSLVYLEGQEKAHTQDLGQAGSCLPVFSTMPFSYCNKAACHYSSRNDKSYWLSTTAPIPMMPLSGKNITSHISRCVVCETVLPAVTFHSQDYKIPACPPGWRSLWTGYSFLLHTGTGDEGGGQSLTSSGSCLKDFRSHPFIECQGARGSCHYFANLYSFWLTTVSHAEQFITPRPGTIKAADQQRRKASQCHVCLRDQ, translated from the exons ATGGGAATGCCTGGATCTCCTGGCTTACCAGGGTTAACAATACCAG CTGAGCCGGGTCTGCCTGGTGCACAAGGGCCCCCCGGTCCCAAGGGCTACAAGGGAGAGCCAGGTTGGTATAATGGTGTGGAAAGTTCTCCATTCCCGGGACCAAAGGGAGGTAAAGGACCCCCCGGACGTAAAGGTGCCAGAGGACTCCCAGGTTCTCCAGGTAATGTTA ATTACTACTGTGAGCCTGGTTACCCAGGAGACATTGGTGACCCGGGACCCAAAGGATCTTCTGGAAACAAAGGACTCAAGGGAATTAAAG GTTGCGAAGGAGAATGTGCATGCCGGCCTGATGGGGGAAGCCAAGGACCTCCTGGTCCACCCGGTTATCCAGGACCTCCAGGGTTACCTGGAACTCAAGGACTTAAGGGAGACCCGGGCCTGCAAGGAGATGAGGGTCTTAGCGGATCACAT GGCTTTCAAGGAATTCCTGGTTTAAAAGGACAGAAGGGTCAAAAGGGTAACACTTTAGTGGTAGGCGTTAAAG GAAACCGAGGAGTTCCTGGGCATTTTGGCCCTCCTGGAGCAACAGGTAAACCAGGGTGGGATGCCCCACCTGGCCCTGCAGGAGACCCTGGACCGCCA GGCTCTGGATATGTAGGATTACCTGGTCCCAAAGGTGAACTTGGTGCTGCTGGACCCAAAGGGCTTCCAGGACTTGTAGGCCACCCAGGCCCTGGTTTACCAGGCCCTAGAGGGCTTCCTGGACCTAAAGGAAATCCGGGATATCATGGTCCCCCAGGAATTCCCGGACGACCAGGCCCTCCAG GTGAAAGTGAGATATGCTGTTATGAATATGACATTGGATCACCTGGTCCTAAGGGTGAGCCAGGTTCACCTG GCTCTTTGGGTGGGCCAGGAAGAGCTGGTCTTCCAGGAGCTCCAGGACAGCCAGGCCCCAAAGGCATGAGAGGAGATGATGTTGAAACTGGTGTGACTGGACCACAAG GTTTAAATGGGGATCCAGGTGACCCTGGTCCCACTCTGATTAGCTTCGATGGCCCTCCGGGCCCTCCTGGATTACCAGGACCTGCTGGTAGGAAGGGTGCCCCAGGAGATGTCTTCTCTGCTGGGCCAGGTGCTCCTGGCCCACCTGGCCCACGTGGAGCTACTGGGACAAAGGGACTCAGCGGCATTCCTGGAAACCCAGGGTCTCAGG GCAGACAAGGCCAGCCTGGACAGCCAGGTTGGAAAGGAGAGCCAGGAGTCACTGGTGACCCTGGAGCTACTGGTCTCGCAGGTTTACCCTGCACTGTATGTGACCTGAGTGGAATTCCAGGCCCTCCGGGTCCTCCAGGAATCCCTGGACCGAGGGGACCATCAG GCTACCTTGGTCAAAAGGGTTTTAAGGGAGACCTAGGTCCACCTGGTCATCAAAAGGGTCCACAAGGATTCCCAGGTCTTCCCGGTGTGCCAGGCTCAGCTGGACCAAGAGGCCCCACTGGCTACTCAGGAGACCCCGGGACAGATGGCTGGCCAGGACAGAAAG GTGAAAGAGGATTCCCTGGCAGGGCTGGGACTAATGGTTTACCAGGTCCTCCTGGACCCCCAGGACCCAAAGGTAAACAAGGAGAGAGGGGCTTCAATGGCTACCCAGGTGACACAGGAAAGCCAGGACTGCCTGGTATCAAAG GTTTACGTGGTCCACCAGGATTACCAGGACCATTAAGAATCGTGAATGTAACAAAAGGTCCAACAGGACTTTCAGGAGAAAGGGGGCAACCAGGACAACAAGGACTTGCAG GCTCAAAAGGACCAAGGGGAGTTCCAGGTGATCCAGGACCTGATGGGCGGCTTGGTCTGCCAGGGTTTAAAGGCAACACTGGTGCTCCAGGCAGGGGGGGCATACCTGGACCTCCTGGGTACCCTGGAGTCAAAGGTTTCCCTGGCCCAAGGGGATATCTTGGACATGGGGGAGATCTG GGAGATCCAGGGCCCGTGGGACCTGCAGGTATCCCAGGGTTACCAGGATTTCCTGGGGCAAAGG GGGAACCAGGACAGTCTCATGGACAACCTGGTCCACCTGGACCCAAAGGATTGCCAGGGGAGGATGGACCCAGTG CACACAGAGGGTGCCCTGGAGATGCAGGTTACCCCGGATCCCAAGGAAGGACAGGAGAGCCTGGACAGCCTGGCATTcctggagaaagaggaagacaaggaGGACCAG GCTTCCCTGGGCATCGAGGCCCATCAGGTCGTCTAGGTGTTCCAGGTCCTCCAGGTGATAATGGAGGTCTGGGACCACCAGGCCCACTTGGCTCATATGGGCCTCCAG GACCCCCCGGACCACCAGGGCTGGATGGACTGGATGGGCTTAGAGGTCCAAAAGGGATGAAAGGAGCAAGTA GCATAGATATCCCTGGATCTCCAGGCCCAGTTGGTTATCCTGGAGTCAAAGGTCTAAAGGGCCACCAAGGGCCTCCAGGAGCCATTTTTCCTGGGCCTAAAGGCCCGAGGGGCCCACCTGGTGACGCAG GTCCTCCAGGCTACCCAGGTGAACCTGGTTATCCTGGCAAAGAATGCCACATGCCAGGATCCTATGGAGATATAGGATATGAAGGGCCTCGAGGCCCCCCAG GTCCTTCAGGGGATCCAGGCCCTCCAGGCAGCAGTATTTTCTCTGAAGGAGACCCAGGCCCAGTTGGCCAACCTGGGTTACCAGGTGGTTGTAAGGGAGTTAAGGGCCTCCCAGGACCTCCTGGATCTCAGTCCCGCCAAGGCGTTACAGGACCAAAAG GTGAGAGAGGTCCTCATGGTCCCGGGGGTCCTCTAGGACCCAAAGGTCAGAGAGGTGTCCCTGGGCCTCCTGGCAGCAAGGGAGTAATTGGCCCAGCTGGAGACATGG gtgcCAAAGGTGATCCTGGTGACATCATTAGAGGCATATACTTGGGTCGCCCAGGACTTCCAGGACAACATGGTCACCCTGGCGATGTGGGACTCCCTGGCGATGTGGGTCCTCCTGGGACTCCTGGACGTAAAG GAGGGAAGGGTCCTATAGGGCCCGTGGGCCTGCCTGGTGTAATGGGTCCCCCAGGTAACAATGGTCCTGTTGGAGATCCAGGAGATACTGGTCAGCAAGGATTTACTGGACCACAAG gTATTCCAGGTTCACCTGGTGATCCAGGTGAACCATGCCACAGAGGGCCGAGGAGGTCAGGTTTTCTTTTGGTTATCCACAGCCAGTCAGTTCAGGTGCCGCGGTGCCCTGAAGGCAACAGTCAGCTTTGGGTGGGCTACAGTTTGGTCTACCTGGAGGGACAAGAGAAAGCTCACACTCAAGACCTGG GCCAGGCTGGCTCCTGCCTCCCTGTTTTCTCCACAATGCCCTTCTCGTACTGCAACAAAGCTGCCTGTCACTACTCTAGTCGCAACGACAAATCCTATTGGCTCTCCACCACTGCTCCCATACCCATGATGCCACTCTCTGGCAAGAATATTACCTCTCACATCAGCcgctgtgtggtgtgtgagacAGTTTTACCTGCAGTGACTTTTCACAGCCAGGATTACAAAATCCCTGCATGCCCACCTGGCTGGAGGAGTCTGTGGACAGGGTACTCCTTCCTACTG CACACAGGGACAGGTGATGAGGGTGGTGGCCAGTCTCTGACTTCCTCTGGTAGCTGCCTTAAGGATTTCCGGAGCCACCCCTTCATAGAGTGCCAAGGTGCACGCGGTTCTTGTCATTACTTTGCCAATCTCTACAGTTTTTGGCTAACCACTGTAAGTCACGCAGAGCAGTTTATCACCCCGAGGCCTGGCACCATCAAGGCAGCTGACCAACAGCGACGCAAGGCCAGTCAGTGTCATGTCTGCCTCAGAGACCAATAA
- the LOC139214125 gene encoding collagen alpha-4(IV) chain-like, with amino-acid sequence MGSFIAVCPLRWILVLFMMQQLNAGRIEGPCQGRDCSECRCLLTKGARGRPGKPGQQGPRGPMGPWGRMGPPGEKGRMGAEGPYGPDGPKGARGKTGVPGFPGNGGSPGHPGADGEPGLPGVDGCKGTKGQSGVWGIPGLDGLHGPPGLPGPKGIKGEPLYDAALTGLPGDRGRDGEHGLPGRKGDIGSKGHTGPPGFPGPEGFVGPNGVRGLPGDPGGSLAGDKGEDGEQGPPGPQGPEEVIEFPPDFLPPKGYKGDQGPPGPCGPKGIRGGRGDYSQESKGEQGIPGFPGVRGLQGFPGRDGQQGPEGLHGEKGLPGLIGGTGQKVCFA; translated from the exons ATGGGATCATTCATTGCTGTGTGCCCCCTCAG ATGGATCCTTGTCCTGTTCATGATGCAGCAGCTCAATGCA GGGAGGATTGAGGGCCCATGTCAAGGTAGAGACTGCTCTGAATGTCGGTGTCTTCTTACCAAAGGTGCTCGG GGAAGACCAGGAAAGCCAGGCCAGCAAGGACCCCGGGGACCAATGGGACCATGGGGACGTATGGGGCCACCTGGAGAGAAAGGCAGGATGGGAGCAGAGGGACCATATGGCCCAGATGGGCCCAAAGGAGCCCGT ggCAAGACTGGCGTTCCTGGTTTTCCTGGTAATGGTGGCTCACCT GGCCACCCTGGAGCTGACGGCGAGCCTGGTTTACCCGGTGTGGACGGCTGTAAAGGGACAAAAGGTCAATCAGGGGTCTGGGGTATTCCTGGTTTGGATGGTCTCCATGGGCCACCT GGATTACCTGGACCTAAAGGAATTAAAGGAGAACCTTTGTATGATGCTGCCCTAACAGGACTTCCT GGGGATCGAGGTAGAGATGGAGAACATGGTCTGcct GGACGAAAAGGGGATATTGGATCTAAAGGCCACACTGGCCCTCCTGGCTTTCCTGGACCTGAG GGCTTTGTAGGGCCTAATGGGGTGAGAGGACTGCCG GGCGACCCTGGAGGCTCACTGGCCGGCGATAAAGGTGAAGAT GGTGAACAAGGCCCACCGGGTCCACAGGGACCAGAAGAAGTCATAGAATTTCCTCCAGACTTTCTTCCACCCAAAGGGTACAAG GGAGACCAAGGTCCTCCTGGACCATGTGGACCAAAGGGCATACGT GGTGGTAGAGGAGATTACAGTCAAGAAAGTAAAGGAGAGCAAGGAATCCCTGGTTTTCCTGGAGTTCGG GGTCTTCAAGGATTTCCTGGTAGAGATGGACAGCAAGGACCTGAG GGTCTCCATGGAGAGAAAGGACTTCCAGGTCTCATTGGAGGAACTGGACAAAAGGTGTGCTTTGCATAA